The genome window GTGCACCGGGCCCTGATGAAACTGATGGCTTATTTGATGAATTCGTCGATACAATGAATAGGAGGGGGGATCGTCATTGATGGAAAAGTTGAAATCTGTATTAATTATTGGAGCGGGAGCCAACGATGTTCAGCATGGAGATGAGCTCGACTCTGCTATTTACCAGGTCTCACGCGTTTTTAAACAAATGAAGATAAAGACTATCTTGGCAGACGATAACCCATTTTCGGTAAGCTTAGAAAACGTTGATCACGGTTGCATTGTCCCATTAAAAGTCGAGAGCCTAGTAGATATTATTAATAAGTTTCATCCAGATGCAATCTTGCCTACTTTAGGTAATCGTCGAGCTTTTGAGCTTACCCAAGAATTGCTAGAAAAAGGAATTATTCGTAAAGAAAATATTCAACTGCTAGGGGTTCCTGAAGCAACTATTCGTCAAATTAATAGTGCTGTTTTGCTTGAACGAACGCTTCGACAAATGGAAGCACCAGTTAAGAAAATCGTAACGGTTAATAATTATCAGGATGCTTTGGATGAGGCAACTAAACTAGGGTATCCAGTTATTATCAGGTCAGTATTACCTAAGAGTAGCAGTACGCGTAAAATTGTGCATGATCGAAGTGAATTGGCAGATGCAGTAAAGGTTTGCTTGAGCCAGTCGCGGGCAGAACAAGTAGTAGTTCAGCAAAGTCTTGCCGGCTATAAGGAAATTGAAGTCGTCGTTCAACGTGATAGTTCTGGAACAATGATGATGTTGTCAATGATTGAGGATATGGACCCAATCGGTATCCATGCTGGTGATTCAATTGCCTTCAATCCTGTCCAGACACTTCGCGATCGACAGATTCAGGATATTCGAGATACGGCTTTTGCTATTACCCGCAAATTAAGAATTGTCGGCACGAACCATATTCAGTTTGCCCTTGATACAAACAGTGATCGTTTTTATGTCATTAAGAGCAGTCCATACTTTGATCGAATTACAGCGTTTGTATCGCAGTCGACTGGTTATCCAATTGCCCAAGTAACAGCACAATTATATGCAGGAAAGCATCTGCGGGACATTGATCTTGGTGAAAATTATGTTCATCATGCGGCTCTTATCGAACCAACAATGGATCATATTGCTGCACGGGTTCCAATATGGGGATTCAACGATTTACCAAAAGCTAGTCGTTTACTTGGAACAGAAAAGCGGTCGGTGGGGACGGTTTTTGGTATCGGCCGAAGTACTATTGAAGCACTTTTTAAAGCTATTGAATCCCGTTATCACGAGCCAGCTGACTTTCATCTTGCCGCTCAAAAGCAATTGACTGATGACCAATTAATCGCCAAAATTGTCCACCCCGAAGCAGGCCGACTTTTTGTATTAATTGAAGCAATGCAGAGAGGGTACTCAGTTAATGAATTAGCAGAGATGACAAAGATTGATCCGTTTTATTTTGAACAGATTAATAAAATGCGGTTGTTGATTCGTGAAATTGCTGATCATCCAAATAAAGAGCCGGTTTTGCAAAAAGCTAAGAGTTACGGCTTGAGTAACCAGCTTATTGCAAGACTGTGGAATACTACCCCTGAACAAGTTTATCAGATGAGTATAGACCACCAATTATTGACAAAGTATAAAGAAATCGAACCATCAGCTGGGGAGTTTGATCAGCATACTAATAGTTTTTACTCTGCTTACGAAGAAGAAAATGAAATTAGTCGAACTTCTCAACCAAGCGCTCTGGTGATTGGGACAGGGGGCTTACGATTAGGATTAAGTAATTCCGGTGATTACTTTGTTGCTATGATGTTAAAAGAACTTCATAATGAAGGCTTTAATAATGTTGTGGTAAATTCAAACCCTAGTTCCGTCACTTTTGATCCAGAGTTAGCTGAAAAACGTTATGTTGAACCGGCAACAATTGAAAATATCTTGCAAATATTACGGATAGAGCAACCCCAGTATTTGTTTATTCCCACTAGTTATGATAAGTTACTAAAATCGTTGCAGAATTATGATCTGGATGTAAAAATTGTTATAATTCCAGATGAATTGCCAACTACTGCTGCTAGTAGCGATAGGCAACGTTACTCCTTCAATTATGTCTATGATGGCAATTATGCTTATCCATTAGGAACAATGACTGATCTTTTTTCACCAATTGCGTTAAACTATCAATCCACCGCTTTACGCTACCCGGCTGATCTTCCTTCATCAACTTACCAAAATCTTAATGACCAGGCTAGTATTGCTGTATTAAAGATGGAACAGCCAGGGTTATACCAAGTGATTTTTGAAGAGAATGATGGTGAATTTAATTTAATGAAAGTTCAACCATTATCATTACCAGAAGTATCCTTTTTATCAAAAGCACTTCATATTAGCTTACCAGGAATTTTTACTCAATTATTCACTGGTAAATTCGATAAAATGCTGGAGCCCAAACCGGTATCAGGGATTGTTAATTATCGTGCAACTTTCCCATTTAAGGCATTGCGAGTTAAGGGTGGAATCCCTGCCCGTAATCGAGTCATTGGTGCGCAGATGCAATTTTTAGGAGAATAATTTAGAGATATAAAGGGAGCGAGACAGAAGTCACTTGTGACTTCGTTTTCGAGCCCCCGCAAGCAACAATAGGCCTCTAACGTTCGGTTTTGCCGGACGTTAGAGGCCATTGTTGTACTGCGTATTTGCTTTTTATGAAAGTAACTTAACTTATGTCACAGTCCCTTTTTAGTTAGAAAGTTTATGCGGTGTTACATAAAGTGTTTTCTGACCTGTAAAAATAACAAAGCCAGGTTTAGCTCCGTTTGGCTTATGAAGTCGCTTGACAGGAAGATAATCAACGGGCACATTATCTGAATCGCGACCTTTAGAGAAGTATGCTGCTAACTGTGCGGCTTCTAGAATCGTATCTTCAGATGGGTTTGTTGAGCGGATTACCACGTGGGAACCTGGGATATCTTTAACATGTAACCAAATTTCATTTTTATTAGCAATTTTAAAGCTAAGACGGTCATTTTGCAGGTTGTTTTTACCTACTAAAACCGTAGTGCCATCACTAGTATGGAATTCTTCTGGAGCACTTACCTTAACTTTTCGTTGCTTTTTCCCGCTTTTC of Limosilactobacillus reuteri subsp. reuteri contains these proteins:
- a CDS encoding ATP-grasp domain-containing protein, producing MEKLKSVLIIGAGANDVQHGDELDSAIYQVSRVFKQMKIKTILADDNPFSVSLENVDHGCIVPLKVESLVDIINKFHPDAILPTLGNRRAFELTQELLEKGIIRKENIQLLGVPEATIRQINSAVLLERTLRQMEAPVKKIVTVNNYQDALDEATKLGYPVIIRSVLPKSSSTRKIVHDRSELADAVKVCLSQSRAEQVVVQQSLAGYKEIEVVVQRDSSGTMMMLSMIEDMDPIGIHAGDSIAFNPVQTLRDRQIQDIRDTAFAITRKLRIVGTNHIQFALDTNSDRFYVIKSSPYFDRITAFVSQSTGYPIAQVTAQLYAGKHLRDIDLGENYVHHAALIEPTMDHIAARVPIWGFNDLPKASRLLGTEKRSVGTVFGIGRSTIEALFKAIESRYHEPADFHLAAQKQLTDDQLIAKIVHPEAGRLFVLIEAMQRGYSVNELAEMTKIDPFYFEQINKMRLLIREIADHPNKEPVLQKAKSYGLSNQLIARLWNTTPEQVYQMSIDHQLLTKYKEIEPSAGEFDQHTNSFYSAYEEENEISRTSQPSALVIGTGGLRLGLSNSGDYFVAMMLKELHNEGFNNVVVNSNPSSVTFDPELAEKRYVEPATIENILQILRIEQPQYLFIPTSYDKLLKSLQNYDLDVKIVIIPDELPTTAASSDRQRYSFNYVYDGNYAYPLGTMTDLFSPIALNYQSTALRYPADLPSSTYQNLNDQASIAVLKMEQPGLYQVIFEENDGEFNLMKVQPLSLPEVSFLSKALHISLPGIFTQLFTGKFDKMLEPKPVSGIVNYRATFPFKALRVKGGIPARNRVIGAQMQFLGE